From the Bacteroidota bacterium genome, the window CCGCTTCACGGCGCGGATGGAAGAGACAGTTCTCGCAATGGACAAGGAAGTGATCGTGATAGGAGAAAAGCCGCTGTTCGATATCGAGGAAACGGCGAGCCGGCGTTCAGTTGGGCAGCAGGATATCCAAGCTGCGGCACTGACGAAGGTGGAAAATATCGTCGCATTGCAGCCGGGCGTTGTGTTTTCCGACAACGAGATTCATATCCGTGGCGGGAGAACGCATGAAGCGGCGTTGTTGCTCGATGGTGTGTCGATACAAGATCCTCTGGCGGGAACAGGGTTCGGCCTGCAGGTCAGTCCCGGCTCAATTCAGGATGTTGAAGTGATTACCGGCGGCTACAATGCCGAGTACGGGCAGGCCACATCGGGGATCGTCAGTATCACCACACGGGAGGGTTCCGAGAAGTACAGCGGTTCGGTTTCCTACAAACTCGATCACTTCGGGCTGAACAAGAACGCCCGCTCTAACTGGAATACCGACAATTTCGACATGAGTTTGAGCGGACCGGAGCCTCTTACCACGTATCTTCTTCCGGCGTTGGGGATTGAGATTCCAGGATCGATGAGTTTCTTCGGGACGGTATTTGCCAAACGCAGCGATGACTATACACGCTGGGTACAGATTGCTGACGGCCAGGGGAGGCCCGCTGGCTATGTGGTGCAGGCACCGAACGGCCTCTACTCATCCATCTTTCCTTCGGGAGGAGGGTCAAGTTTCTCGCCCCGGCGGAACAACGACTATTCGATGCTGGCAAAATTCACGTACAAGCCCACCGGAACCGTGAAGCTTTCCTACACATTCAATCAGTCAGTTGTCATCAATCAGAACACGCAAACGATACAGGCAACACTCGACCGCGTGGAGCCGAACCCCGGTTATCAATATCTCTTTCAGTTTATACCCGATAGCGCAAACACGTTCACGCAACGGAACATACAGCACGCACTATCCTGGACGCATACACTGAGCAAGGAAATGTTCTATGATGTTCGCATCAGCCGGTACACTGCCCACATTCGCGGCGATGCAAACGGCAAGGATTTCAGCCAGTATATCGAACCGCAGGATATTGTGACGTTTCCGATCCGCTACTACAATCAGAATACCGACACGGTCGGCGTGATTCCGGGTGACGGTTTCTATGATATAGGGGCGCCCAGTTCGTACCGCGACCAGTATGCATCGGAAATCACGCTGAAGTTCGACTTGACGAACTATTTCAGCGAGCGCAACAAGTTCAAAACCGGCGTCGAGCTGCGGTTCCAGGAATTGCAAATGGTGGATATCTTCAGGCCGTGGATCAAGCCGCAGGGATTCGACAACGACATCTACAACGTCAATCCCGCACTCGGCGCGTTATACGTTCAGGATAACATCACATTAAAAGGGATGATATTGAATGTCGGGTTGCGACTCGACTATTGGCTTCCGGGAAAGTATGTTGATGACATTGCGAGCGATACATCGAGTTCCCTAATTGTCTCGCCCGGATTGCGCAAGCAATATCTTGACAATACATTCAGTTTGTTCGGGAGAAGAGTGAAGGCGAGAATGAGTCCGCGTCTCGGTATCTCGCATCCCATTTCGGACAATCAAACCCTGTTCTTTTCATACGGGCATTTCTCGAAATTCCCGCGTCCACAGTATGTCTACTCGAAACTCAACCGCACGAGCGTCCGGTCGAATACCGCCGCCGTCGGCAATCCCGATTTGAATCCCGAAACAACCGTTGCCTATGAACTCGGCGTCCGCAATCAACTTTCGGGGAATGACGTTCTCACTGTGACGGCGTATTATAAAGACATATTTGATTACATCACGGAGAAGACTGTTCGCAGAACATCCGGTCTCGGCGGCACGCAATTCTACTCGACAAACCTTAACGCCGACTACGCACGTGTGAAGGGGATCGAGGCAGAATACAAGAAGCGTATCGGCAATTGGTTCAGAGGCTCGCTTTCAGGCTCGTATTCCATTGCTACCGGCAAGAGTTCATCGCCGAACGAGAATTCCGTCCGCTTGCAGGAAGGGGAGCCGGAAAACATCAAGGAACGGTTCCTGATTTGGGACAGGCCGGTGCAAGTGTCGGCAAATTTCAACTTCACAGTTGCGAAAGATGAACCGCTGTTCGGTTTTGCTCCCGGCATTCTTGACGACTATAATCTTTTTGTACGCGTGTTCCTCCAATCCGGCAAGCGGTATACGCCCCAACGGCTTCTGGGCACAAACGCCATTACCGGACGGCCGGAATGGATTACCGATATTGAACGCATCAACGAGGGTCGCGGCGAAAACTGGTTTACGGTGGATATCAATTTTGAGAAGTATTTCGATCTCGGATTTGCGCGCCTGATCGCGGCAATCGAGGTTCAGAATCTTCTCAACAACAAAAACTCTCAAATCATCAATCCGGTAACGGGCCGTGCATACGAGTATGGAGACCCGACCCCGCTCAGTTGGAACGACCCGGTATATCCGCAGCTGACGGGCAACGTATCGCCATACCCGTATGACCCCGCACGATACAGGGAACCGCGGACAATGCGGCTCAGCCTTGCGTTGAGATTCTGATGAAGAGACTCCTTGTTCATATTGTTCTGCTCTCTGTGTTTGTGTCGCACGGCGTCGCGCAATTGGTGCCGAACCTGGGAGGACAGCGCGCCGGTATTTCAGCTTTCCAGTTCCTCAAAATCGGCGTTGGTGCACGCGGCGTCGCGATGGGCGAATCATTTGTGGCTGTTGCCAACGATGCATCGGCGTTGTTCTGGAATCCTGCCGGACTTGTAGATGCGCAGCAACATCAAGTTATTGCGTCACATGCAGAGTATCTCGTCGATATCAGGCACGAGTTCCTCGGTATTTCGTACCGCCTTGGAGAGAATGACGCGGTCGGTGTTTCATTTTCTTCCCTTCATATGAAGGATATGGAAATCACGACGGAACTTCAGCCCTTCGGTACGGGAAGGTATTTCTCGTTCGGCGATATCGCCATCGGGCTTACCTACTCGAAGAAGATGACGGAACAGTTCAGTTTCGGCGCAACCGTCCGGTATGTTGAAGAAACCCTCGACATTCTGAAAATGCGGTCAGTGATGGTGGATCTGGGAACGTTGTACTGGACCGGACTCGGTTCTACCCGCTTTGCGGTTACCATCTCGAATTTCGGTTCGGATGTCGAACCCAAAGGAAACCTGACACAGGCGAGCGGTGTCAGCGTCAGTTCCTTCCAGTCGTTTTCGTTACCGACGATCTTCAAGTTGGGTGTGGCAATGGAAGCGATGGAAACGGAGGATTCACGCCTGACAACATCGCTCCAGCTCAATCACCCCAACGACAATTCCGAGCATTTCCGGCTGGGGCTGGAATACGCGTTCAAGAACACATTGTACCTCCGCGGAGGAGTCAAACGGACTATCGGGCAGCGGCTGTTCGGGCAGGATGAAACATCACCTGAAGATTTCACCTTCGGCGCAGGCTTTGCGGTCGATCTTGCCGGGCTTACACGCGTGAATGCCGATTACGCATTTGCCCGTTTCGGAGACCTTGGTTCTGTGCATCGAATCTCCATTGCATTCACATACTGAGCGATGAAATTCACATCAGACATCTTTTTCATCTCGCTGATTCTCCTGTCAATGCTCGTCGGATGTCAGGAGAAACCGCCTTTGTTGGAGCCGGTTTCTGATACGGTGTTCGATACCGCGTATGTCGAACTGACTCCGGGCTTCAGCGGCTTTACAAGGCCTGAGGATATTCTCATCGGCAACGATCAGTTGCTGTATGTCGCCGACACGTATGGCGAGGAATCTGGACGTATCGTGATGATGAACAGGGCGGGACAGATTCTAGGCACGAAAGCGATGCTGCGACCGATGTCGATTGCGCAAGATAGCCGGCTTGATCTTTTAGTGGGGGGAATGGTTGTTGCGGCCAACGGCGACAGTGTCGGGGCTGTATTCCGGATTCATCTTGTCGAAGTACAGCATCAACTTGATCAGGCGCGGGTTGATACGATCTGGAGAGAACTTGCACGCCCGGCACGCCGTTTTCCCGGGATTACCGTGTTCGGCGACAACACGTATCTCGTTGTTCGAGACGGCCCCGATAATTCGAGTTTCATTGACCCCGATGCCCTCGTTCTGCAGTTCGACAAGAATGACCGTTTCGTTACTCCGGTAGCGTCGTTAACGACCCGCTCGGGAAGCGGCATCACGGATATCTTCCGGCCGACTGCCATTGCGTCGTTTACCGGTTCGAGAGACTTCATCATAGCACAGCAACAGAGTTTTGTTTCGTACGGGGCGCTATGGATGATCTATCAGAATACGCCCGAGTTTGAAGGCTGGCTGCCGAGGTTCGATCCTGCCCGTACCGCCGACAGGGGCGTTGATTTCATCAGGCCGAACCGCTACAGCTACCCCTCAGCCGTTGCCATCGACAGAACACGACGGGATGTTTTTGTGGCCGATGCTGATCTCGACAGTGTCTTCAAGTTCAACAGTCGCGGTACGTTCAAAGTGGAATCATTCGGAAGAGCGAAGTCCGGCGGCTCCATGGTGCGGCCTACCGGTCTTGCATACTTTGAAAGGGTCCTGTACGTGCTTGACGGCGACAGGGGAGAAGTTCTGCGCTTCCGCTTGACGACGGATGTGCAGCGATAAACTGCTTGCAAAGAGTCTCTGTTTTTCCTAAATTCATTCGGTTTTTATCATGTTCGGAGAGGTGGGTGAGTGGCCGAAACCAGCGGTTTGTCCGTCCCGTTCGATGGTCAAGCTTAGGAACGGGACGAGATCTCGTCACGCAAGGCGTGACGGACTAAACCGCCGTATGGTCCAAGAGTTTAATTTTAAGAAGCGAGATTTTCCAGTTCATTGTTTCATTTCGGAGAGGTGGGTGAGTGGCCGAAACCAGCGGTTTGCTAAACCGCCGTAGGGTGTAAAACTCTACCGAGAGTTCGAATCTCTCCCTCTCCGCCACAATGGGAGTCCCAACCCTGTAGAAGGGTTGGGACTTTTAATTTGGAGGTTGCTTGATGGCGTATCATGTATACATTTTGTTTTCACGTCTGCATGAGCGGACGTATGTGGGTCAGACAGAAGACCTGGAAAACCGTGTCCGGCACCATAATGCAGGGCGAGTGCGGTCGACGAAAGCCTACCGGCCTTGGGAGGTTCTGCACAGCGAATCCTACTCGACACGCGCTGAAGCAATGCAACGGGAGCAATGGTACAAGAGTCCGCAAGGGAGAAGGGCATTGAAAGAGCTTCTCTCTCGGGCGATTGCCTCCAGCGGTTTGTCCGTCCCGTTCGATGGTCAAGCTCAGGAACGGGACGGGATCTCGTCACGCAAGGCGTGACGGACTAAACCGCCGTAGGGTGTAAAATCCGTCCCGAAGTGATGTACCAGTGTATCGGGGCGGGATCTGCCGGGTGGATCTTTGTTAGGGACTCTACCGAGAGTTCGCCGTCCCGTACACGGGACGAGCCTCGATCCCAATCGGGATCGGGAATCTCTCCCTCTCCGCAAGACTACGCCCCGCCAAAAAACGGCGGGGCTTCGTCCTGCTGGCAGCCTGTGTTCCCGTCAAAAGGCGAATGCGGGCGTAGTCAGCATAACCGACGAAGCCGCTTCTCAGGCGCAGTCGATCTCTCCCTCTATAGCAAGGCAACGCCCTGCGAGAAAACGGCAATGCCTTGTCTTTCGGGCATACGGCAGGCATTGAGCTTGCCTTTTCCTTTTCCCTTCCTCCCATAATTCCAAGCGACGGCGGTCACATTTTTTGGCAGGGGCTTTGTGTTTCAAGGGTTTTTTTCTCATTTTTGTCTCGGGGTTTACACACTTCGCTCTCCGTCAACATTGGTCGCAGAACACATTTGAACACATTCAGTGGTATGACTTCTCATCGGGTCACGGTTTTGCTCGCCGGCATTTCACTGCTGATTGCCTCGCCAGATTCGCATAACTCGCTCAGTGCGCAAACCAGGGCCCAACTCAAGCAACAAGCGGAGGGCAGGCTCAAGGAAATGTCCCCCGACGAAATTGAACGAAAGCTGAAAGAATACGGCATCTCACGTGAAGAAGCCGTCAGAAAAGCAAAAGAACTGAACATCAGTCTGGAAGAATACCTTGCAAAGCCCTTGCAGGTTGAGCCGCAATCCGGCGTGTCACTATCCCGCCCTCAACTTCAACCTGAACCGGTACATGTCAGCAAGCGCAGTGATGACACAACCGCACAGCGTCCGCTCTTGCTCATTCCGGGCCTATCAGACCGGAATGGGGTTGACAGTCTTCAGCCGTTCGGGTATGAGATTTTCCGTCTTCCTTCCTCTGCATTTGAACCTGTTCTTAATCTGTCGAGTCCGCCATCATACGTGCTCGGGCCGGGCGATGAAGTCGTCATTACCGTGTGGGGTGAAACAAAGCTGAATTACCAGCTTCAGATCAATCGTGAGGGAAATGTTGTCGTGCCGGATGTCGGGCCGGTCAGCGCGAACGGCGCCACCCTTTCCGAGTTCAGAGAGAGGCTGCTGCGGCGAATGGGCTCCATCTATTCGGGATTGGACAGCCGCTACGGTACACCGAATACGTTTCTTGATGTTTCGCTCGGAAAACTCCGGACCATTCAGGTTTTCGTATTAGGAGAGGTAGCAGCGCCCGGAAGCTACTCGATCTCTTCCTTTGCGACAGCGTTTACGGCACTGTACGTGGCAGGCGGACCCGGTGTCACCGGAACCCTCCGTGATGTGCAGATCATGCGCAAGGGAACCGCAGCAACGTCACTCGATATGTATGACTACATCATCCGGGGAGACAACTCCAAGGATATCCGGCTTCAGGATGGCGATGTGGTGTTTGTGAAGCCCGCACTCAGACGCGTTGCAGTTATCGGGGCGGTCACGAGGCCGGCAATCTATGAATTGCGCGCCGGTGAGACACTCGGCGATCTTCTTTCCCTTGCAGGAGGCTTGCGCTTCGATGCATACCACAACAGAATTCACATTGAGAGGATTGTTCCCTTCGATCAGCGAACTGCATTCGACAAGAACATCCTCGACATGGATGTACTGTCCGGCTCGCTTGCGGAAGTGCAACGAAGCAACACACGATTGGAAGATGGCGATGTGATCTCGGTATTCAAGATT encodes:
- a CDS encoding TonB-dependent receptor, which encodes MRFRFTYLLAFLVFLVTEYSLAQTGGKGRIEGRVLDAKGTEGLPGANVVLKGTYHGGSSNIDGVVKIENVNPGSYTIEVTLLGYKVVQFTNIKVEAGQTARFTARMEETVLAMDKEVIVIGEKPLFDIEETASRRSVGQQDIQAAALTKVENIVALQPGVVFSDNEIHIRGGRTHEAALLLDGVSIQDPLAGTGFGLQVSPGSIQDVEVITGGYNAEYGQATSGIVSITTREGSEKYSGSVSYKLDHFGLNKNARSNWNTDNFDMSLSGPEPLTTYLLPALGIEIPGSMSFFGTVFAKRSDDYTRWVQIADGQGRPAGYVVQAPNGLYSSIFPSGGGSSFSPRRNNDYSMLAKFTYKPTGTVKLSYTFNQSVVINQNTQTIQATLDRVEPNPGYQYLFQFIPDSANTFTQRNIQHALSWTHTLSKEMFYDVRISRYTAHIRGDANGKDFSQYIEPQDIVTFPIRYYNQNTDTVGVIPGDGFYDIGAPSSYRDQYASEITLKFDLTNYFSERNKFKTGVELRFQELQMVDIFRPWIKPQGFDNDIYNVNPALGALYVQDNITLKGMILNVGLRLDYWLPGKYVDDIASDTSSSLIVSPGLRKQYLDNTFSLFGRRVKARMSPRLGISHPISDNQTLFFSYGHFSKFPRPQYVYSKLNRTSVRSNTAAVGNPDLNPETTVAYELGVRNQLSGNDVLTVTAYYKDIFDYITEKTVRRTSGLGGTQFYSTNLNADYARVKGIEAEYKKRIGNWFRGSLSGSYSIATGKSSSPNENSVRLQEGEPENIKERFLIWDRPVQVSANFNFTVAKDEPLFGFAPGILDDYNLFVRVFLQSGKRYTPQRLLGTNAITGRPEWITDIERINEGRGENWFTVDINFEKYFDLGFARLIAAIEVQNLLNNKNSQIINPVTGRAYEYGDPTPLSWNDPVYPQLTGNVSPYPYDPARYREPRTMRLSLALRF
- a CDS encoding PorV/PorQ family protein; this translates as MKRLLVHIVLLSVFVSHGVAQLVPNLGGQRAGISAFQFLKIGVGARGVAMGESFVAVANDASALFWNPAGLVDAQQHQVIASHAEYLVDIRHEFLGISYRLGENDAVGVSFSSLHMKDMEITTELQPFGTGRYFSFGDIAIGLTYSKKMTEQFSFGATVRYVEETLDILKMRSVMVDLGTLYWTGLGSTRFAVTISNFGSDVEPKGNLTQASGVSVSSFQSFSLPTIFKLGVAMEAMETEDSRLTTSLQLNHPNDNSEHFRLGLEYAFKNTLYLRGGVKRTIGQRLFGQDETSPEDFTFGAGFAVDLAGLTRVNADYAFARFGDLGSVHRISIAFTY
- a CDS encoding GIY-YIG nuclease family protein, with amino-acid sequence MAYHVYILFSRLHERTYVGQTEDLENRVRHHNAGRVRSTKAYRPWEVLHSESYSTRAEAMQREQWYKSPQGRRALKELLSRAIASSGLSVPFDGQAQERDGISSRKA
- a CDS encoding SLBB domain-containing protein — translated: MTSHRVTVLLAGISLLIASPDSHNSLSAQTRAQLKQQAEGRLKEMSPDEIERKLKEYGISREEAVRKAKELNISLEEYLAKPLQVEPQSGVSLSRPQLQPEPVHVSKRSDDTTAQRPLLLIPGLSDRNGVDSLQPFGYEIFRLPSSAFEPVLNLSSPPSYVLGPGDEVVITVWGETKLNYQLQINREGNVVVPDVGPVSANGATLSEFRERLLRRMGSIYSGLDSRYGTPNTFLDVSLGKLRTIQVFVLGEVAAPGSYSISSFATAFTALYVAGGPGVTGTLRDVQIMRKGTAATSLDMYDYIIRGDNSKDIRLQDGDVVFVKPALRRVAVIGAVTRPAIYELRAGETLGDLLSLAGGLRFDAYHNRIHIERIVPFDQRTAFDKNILDMDVLSGSLAEVQRSNTRLEDGDVISVFKISDLVQNRVSITGNVNKPGRFELRAGMRINNLILAADSLQRNTFSERGTLFRMLPNLRREIHAFNPRLALEGDDAHNLLLQNEDSLIIYKASQFFPEQTVTISGAVRKPGVYPRSEKMTVADLVVLAGGLKENASKKGWEISRIDTTKLGTYSTVYRLDVTHDYWDANNGQGFALKDFDFVSVPVDPRFTQNKLVVLSGHLMNPGAYALQYEGERLVNVIRRAGGLRPSAFPGASRFHRKQNATGMIPIDFEKALNDTLARDNIVLNEGDSIHVAFHEDVVYVYGEVFAPSAILYKKGESVEYYIRQAGGFKQEADESRVVAFLPSGKKYEPGWFFLGDPELPPGSTISVPKVIEKEDKTLPTLGNLATILASLAAITVAIVQISK